In Segatella copri, the DNA window AGCCAAACCTATATTATAATAAGCACCAGCCAAAGAATCGTTCACGGCAAGTGCCTTTTTGCTCACTTCGATGCATTGCTTGAAATCACCCATATTCAGGAGAATGGTTCCCTTGGTAAAGAGATAGATATCATTGTCGGGAGCTATCGCCAGCGCCTTATCTGCTACGGCGAGTGCAGAATCGAGTTGGTTTTCCTGCGAATAATACTCTACCAGACGCGGGAAGAAGAACGGGAATTTCGGATCCCGTTCAAAACCTTCCTTCAAGGTCGAGAGATAGCGCGCAGTATCCTTCTCCAGTTTGTAAGTCTCAGCCAGATACTGTAACATATAGTTATAATGAGCCGTATCTTTCAGCGCCTCATAAGAATGATGAAGCGTAGCTTTGGTATCTTTCATCTTATATCCGGCATATACAGCCCAATAAGCTGCCGAAGAAAGATATTTGTCTTTCTGGGCATACTTATAAGATTGGAACATCGGGGCTGTACTGCACTCTATGTACTGGTCAAAGAACTGATAAGCCTCCTTGTATTTCTGCTTCCTGATAAACCAGGTTCCTCCGTTATAGAGGTTCGGACGTATCCTGTTCAAATATTCAGAATGAGACTTGCGAAAATCAAACTCACATTTTCCTTTCTTGTTAGGAATCATCTCAACGGAATCAAGTCCTTGGGCTATAACGAAGAGCTGTCGGGTTGCATTGAAGAGTTGGGCTGTATCATACGCCTGTTTGAGGTAGAGTTTCTCATTACCCTGTTCATACTGCTTCTTCACAGCATCAAAGAGAATATTCCAAATTTTCTTGTTATTCCGGTTGGCAGAATCCGTCAGGAGTTTGCGCATACTGGATTCGGCCTTCGCCAAATCCTTGCCAGCCTTTACCAGATCTTTGGCAGCAGAAATCTCCTTCTTCTGTGCCTGCAGCCCTAATGGCGCCAACAGGAGAAAAACTATCTGTAAGACCCATAAGTTTCTGAATATCTGTATTTTCATATTAATCTCCTAAATTAAAACTTTCATTTGTTTCCATACTCATAATAATACCAGTAGGTATTTCCATAAGTATCCCGAAGAGCATTCTGCTTTTCTGTCTCATTAGCATATTTGTGATCCATCTGCTGGAAATCCTCAAAGTCTGTATCCATCACATTATCGTGATAAACGATACTTGGATTACTGCGGCGATGCGTATAAAGAACCAACGCTTCCTTATAATGAACAGGCAGTTTGCCCGAAGTTACTTTGTAATGTTTCTGCACCTCTGCTACGAACTTGTCTAGTTGCTTGTCCAGCAAGAGTGCACAAAGCTGATAGTCAACAGGCAGACGATACTTGAGATGATGTTTAACCATCCATGCCGAAGGTTTCTGCATCCATTTTGGCGCCTTCCACATCATAGCCTTCACGGTTACGCTATCCGGCATCATCGCCTTACTTCCACCTACCAGCGGATAAGTAAAGAGACGGCTGCCCAGCTCGCCTGTTTCGTTGAGACAGGCTATACGGAGCATCGTCAGCGAAGAATCTGTTTTCAGAGATTTTTCACCTACTTCCAAAGCTTTTTCATACTGTTTTTCTTTCATCAGATGTTCCATGCGCATACGTTCATGAAACAGCCGATCATTGCTAGCAACAAAGTTGACAAGCAATATTATCACCAGCATCTGGAGCAGATTCACCCACATATAGCGGGAGAACCAGCCGTTACTGTGAGGCTCTGTTTCTATCGGCTCCAACTGGCGGGCTATCCATATTAATCCGCCCCATAGAATCAGACAGAGTGGCAGGATAATCCACCACGCCCCCAGCGAATGATAACGGTCGATATCAACGGGGATATCGGTAATCATCGTCAGGATGAGGAACGAAGGGAAATAAGTAAGCCCGTGGAAACGGCGTTTCACACGGGTTACCGCGTACACTCCCACTTGCAGCAGATAGAGTACGAGCGTGATAAACAGTGGAGCCAGCGTGTAACTGTAGTTGGTCAAACCGCCTGAGAAAACATGCTGAGCCACTGCCAGTACGTCTGCCTGGTAAAATGCCAGGTAGACGTAGGTAAATGTGATAAAGATGATAGCACAGGCGATTTGCATCTTCGCAGTACTACTCCTTTTATTTTTCATAAATCAATCTATTAATTTTTCTTCAGCACCAAAGCTGTACGAGCTGGCAGATAAAGTTTCAGCCACTCCTTACGGTCTTTCACATAAAGTGGATCGTAATTAGTCAGATGCGTCATCGTGTCATCATTCAAGCCATTACCGCCGAAATCCTTGCTGTCAGAATCAAGCACTACGCTGTAGGAACCGGTTGGAACCAGGAAGCCATAGTCGGTGAAAGAGCGGGTTGGCGAGAAGTTAAACACGAAGAGCAGATCGCCACGCATAAAGGCGAGAACCTGATCGCCATCATTATGCCAGATTTCTACAACTGGTGTCTTGTTAAAATTCTTTTCGCTTGTAATCGTCTTGAGCATTTCTCGGTCGAAATCTCCAAGATAGTGGTAGCAGAGTTCATGATTATCTACCAGATTCCACTGTCTGCGGGCATATTTATGGCTCCAGCCATTACCCTCGCGAGGGAAATCAATCCACTCTGGGTGACCGAACTCATTACCCATGAAGTTGAGATAACCGCCATTGATTGTAGAGGCGGTAACCAGACGGATCATCTTATGCAGAGCAATACCACGATGAGCCATTTCGTTTTCATCGCCCTTCTTGAAATGCCAGTACATATCGGCATCAATCAGACGGAAGATGATGGTTTTATCGCCCACCAATGCCTGGTCATGACTCTCACAGTAAGAGATGGTCTTCTCATCCGAACGGCGGTTCTTTACCTCCCAGAAGATGCTGGATGGTTTCCAGTCTTCATCCTTCAGTTCCTTGATGGTCTTGATCCAATAATCTGGAATATTCATCGCCATGCGATAATCGAAACCATAACCACCATCCTCAAACTTGGCTGCCAGTCCCGGCATTCCGCTCACCTCTTCGGCAATCGTAATGGCATGCTTGTTAACCTCATGAATCAGACTGTTGGCAAGGGTAAGATAGCAGATGGCATTATCATCCTCGTGACCATTGAAATAATCGCCGTAGTTGCAGAATGCCTCACCCAAGCCATGACTGTAATAGAGCATGGATGTTACACCATCAAAACGGAATCCGTCGAAATGGAACTCATTGAGCCAATACTTGCAGTTGCTCAACAGGAAGTGGATGACTTCATCCTTTCCATAGTCGAAGCAGAGACTGTCCCAAGCCGGATGCTCATGACGGTCGCCAGGATAGAAATACTGGTTAGGATCGCCAGCGAGATTACCCAGTCCTTCCACCTCATTCTTTACGGCATGAGAGTGAACGATGTCCATGATGACGGCAATACCATTCTGGTGAGCTGTATCAATGAGATCTTTCAACTCTTCAGGAGTTCCGAAGCGGCTACTTGCAGCAAAGAAACTGCTTACATGATAGCCGAAGGAGCCATAATACGGATGCTCCTGGATAGCCATAATCTGAATGCAGTTGTAACCATCCTTGATGATACGTGGCAACACATTCTCCTTAAATTCTGTATAAGTACCAACCTTCTCTGCATCCTGTGCCATACCGATATGGCATTCATAGATGAGCAGAGGCGCCACATTTGATCTGAAGGTTTTCTTCTTCCATTTATATGGTTCCGGATTCCAAACCTGAGCAGAGAAAATCTTGGTCTGGTCGTCCTGTACTACGCGCTGTGCCCATGCAGGAATACGCTCGCCTTCACCACCTTCCCAATGAACTTTCATCTTGAAGAGATCGCCATGTTTCATCGCTTTCTCCGGAAGTTTGAGTTCCCAGTTGCCGGTATTCTTTATTCTTTTGGCACGATACTTTTCGGTTTCCTGCCAGTTGTTGAAGTCACCTATCAGATAGATGTCTGTAGCATTAGGTGCCCACTCACGGAACACCCATCCACGGGTAGTCTTATGCAGTCCGAAATACTCGTATCCATTGGCAAAATCGCTCAATGTCTGTTTGCCGTTATTAGTCAGCTGACCGAGTTTCCAGAGTGCATGGTCGTGTCGGCCCTTGATGGCATCCTCATAGTCTGCCAGATATGGGTCGTTCTTCACGAGTCCGATATGCTTTACCACAGCCTTCGCTGCCTTTTTTGCAACTGGTTTCTTTGCAGTTGACTTTTTAGTTGCAGCCTTCTGGGCTGTAGTTTTCTTTTCTGTTGCCATATATCATGATTTTAGATGGTTACTCTATTATTCTTTAATTTTATCTTGAAGATTTCTTATTTAATTCTTAATCTTGAAGATAGCCTTGTGGATATCACCACTACCGATGCATGGCTGATGACCATCTTGTGGCCAGAAGATAGCAAACTGACCTGGCTTGCAGGTAACGAGCGTCTGCGCTTTCACACCAGGATACTTGGTTACATCCTTAGCCTCGTTATATTCCACTTCAGGAAGATCAGCAAGAGGAGTATAGCCATAAGTCTCCTCGTTGTCAAGAGGAATCTGAATATCAATCATCTTACGATGTGTTTCAAGAACAGCATCTTCCTCGCTTTTTCCGTGAGCTGTCGTTATGTTAACAAAGAGGTTACTCTCCTTGATAAAATGCTTACCGTCCTCCAATTTAGAGAGGTCATTTTCCTTGATAAACTTCACGACATCAGCGAAGAGCGGATTGAGAGAAACGTATTTCTCCAGATTGTCTAAAGTATCTACTACCATAATTCTAGTTTAAGCTTTGAGATTTGAACATTTACTTTTAACTTTGAGATTTGAAAACAGAACATTGAACATTCAATATTCAAGATTATAATATGTTCTTTTTCTCATTATTTAAAATATAAAGGTTCTCTATCTCATTATTTATAATTTCTTTGTATTTTTCTAATTTTCTGAAGAGATTAGTCTTCAAATCGTTTGCCGTTTTCGTAGGCTCCCTTGGCTGTAACCTGTCCGTTGCGGTCTTTTTCTACAAATCTTCCGTCACGCACATCGTTACGGTAGGTTCCTTCGAAACGCTTACCGTTTTTATCTTCTTCTATGCAAGGTCCCTGGCGCTTACCTTTGTGATAGGCACCCTTGAATCTTCTGCCATCAGCATAATGAATCACGACATTACCATCAACCAGACCGTTCTTGAACTCACCTTCAAACACGTCGCCGTTCTTCTTGGTCAGTTTGCCCCTGCCGTTCTGCAGATCATCCTTCCAGTCGCCTACATAGATATCGCCATTCTTCCAGATGAAGGTACCCTGACCGGTACGCAGGCCATCCTTAAACTGTCCGTTATACTTGGCGCCCTTTGCAGAGCGGAAGATGCCTATACCCGTGCGTTCACCCTGCACATAATCGCCTTCATAAATGTCGCCATTATGAAATTTATAGATACCCTTTCCGTCCTGGATATCATCCTTCCAGTCGCCGATATACACATCGCCATCAGCATATTTGAAAGTACCTTTTCCTGAGCGCTGGTTGTCTAGCCACTGACCGTCATAAGTAGTTCCGTCTCCCCAGTTGAAGAAGCCGTTTCCATTCTTCATATCGTTCATCCACTGGCCTTTATACTGTGCGCCATTGGCATAAGTATAAACGCCGCGTCCCTGACGCTTGTCCTTATACCAGTCGCCGTCATATTTATCACCATTATAATAGAACATGACGCCATGACCATGCTGGTAATCGCGGAACCAGAGGCCTACATATTTGTTGTTGTTCTGGAAATAGTAGGTACCTTTACCATGCTGCTGGTCCTGCATCCACTGTCCCTCATACTTTTCGCCATCACTGAAGGTATAAACGCCATAACCTTCGCGCTTACCTTTCATATAAGAGCCTTCGTAGGTATCCCCATTCTTATAGATGGTAGTACCTTTTCCCTGCGGCTTTCCGCTCACCATTTCGCCTTTAAACTGACCTCCGTCACGGGTGATGCAAGAGCCAAGCGAAATCTTCTGGGCTGTGGCATCAACCGATGCCATAGCCAAAGCCAAGGCAAGGAAAAAACACTTGCTCCGACAGGACAATTTGGTATGTTGTTTCTTATTGTATTTCATATTCTACAGTTATAGTCTGACTTATCAATCTCCAAAATTACGGTTTTTTCCTCAAATAGCCAAATAGATTAAACAAATTTAAGGTAAAATCATGAAAATAGATTTTTATCTGAAAAAATCTGCAGCTTGATACAATAAACAAACACAATTTTCGTTTTT includes these proteins:
- a CDS encoding tetratricopeptide repeat protein; protein product: MKIQIFRNLWVLQIVFLLLAPLGLQAQKKEISAAKDLVKAGKDLAKAESSMRKLLTDSANRNNKKIWNILFDAVKKQYEQGNEKLYLKQAYDTAQLFNATRQLFVIAQGLDSVEMIPNKKGKCEFDFRKSHSEYLNRIRPNLYNGGTWFIRKQKYKEAYQFFDQYIECSTAPMFQSYKYAQKDKYLSSAAYWAVYAGYKMKDTKATLHHSYEALKDTAHYNYMLQYLAETYKLEKDTARYLSTLKEGFERDPKFPFFFPRLVEYYSQENQLDSALAVADKALAIAPDNDIYLFTKGTILLNMGDFKQCIEVSKKALAVNDSLAGAYYNIGLAYFNQAVEMDKNSLQSRKTHQVIDGLYKSAMPYLQKYRTMAPDMQDQWALPLYTIYLNLNMGKEFDEIDKLLNQKKK
- a CDS encoding DUF6057 family protein, which codes for MKNKRSSTAKMQIACAIIFITFTYVYLAFYQADVLAVAQHVFSGGLTNYSYTLAPLFITLVLYLLQVGVYAVTRVKRRFHGLTYFPSFLILTMITDIPVDIDRYHSLGAWWIILPLCLILWGGLIWIARQLEPIETEPHSNGWFSRYMWVNLLQMLVIILLVNFVASNDRLFHERMRMEHLMKEKQYEKALEVGEKSLKTDSSLTMLRIACLNETGELGSRLFTYPLVGGSKAMMPDSVTVKAMMWKAPKWMQKPSAWMVKHHLKYRLPVDYQLCALLLDKQLDKFVAEVQKHYKVTSGKLPVHYKEALVLYTHRRSNPSIVYHDNVMDTDFEDFQQMDHKYANETEKQNALRDTYGNTYWYYYEYGNK
- a CDS encoding alpha amylase C-terminal domain-containing protein produces the protein MATEKKTTAQKAATKKSTAKKPVAKKAAKAVVKHIGLVKNDPYLADYEDAIKGRHDHALWKLGQLTNNGKQTLSDFANGYEYFGLHKTTRGWVFREWAPNATDIYLIGDFNNWQETEKYRAKRIKNTGNWELKLPEKAMKHGDLFKMKVHWEGGEGERIPAWAQRVVQDDQTKIFSAQVWNPEPYKWKKKTFRSNVAPLLIYECHIGMAQDAEKVGTYTEFKENVLPRIIKDGYNCIQIMAIQEHPYYGSFGYHVSSFFAASSRFGTPEELKDLIDTAHQNGIAVIMDIVHSHAVKNEVEGLGNLAGDPNQYFYPGDRHEHPAWDSLCFDYGKDEVIHFLLSNCKYWLNEFHFDGFRFDGVTSMLYYSHGLGEAFCNYGDYFNGHEDDNAICYLTLANSLIHEVNKHAITIAEEVSGMPGLAAKFEDGGYGFDYRMAMNIPDYWIKTIKELKDEDWKPSSIFWEVKNRRSDEKTISYCESHDQALVGDKTIIFRLIDADMYWHFKKGDENEMAHRGIALHKMIRLVTASTINGGYLNFMGNEFGHPEWIDFPREGNGWSHKYARRQWNLVDNHELCYHYLGDFDREMLKTITSEKNFNKTPVVEIWHNDGDQVLAFMRGDLLFVFNFSPTRSFTDYGFLVPTGSYSVVLDSDSKDFGGNGLNDDTMTHLTNYDPLYVKDRKEWLKLYLPARTALVLKKN
- a CDS encoding YhcH/YjgK/YiaL family protein, with translation MVVDTLDNLEKYVSLNPLFADVVKFIKENDLSKLEDGKHFIKESNLFVNITTAHGKSEEDAVLETHRKMIDIQIPLDNEETYGYTPLADLPEVEYNEAKDVTKYPGVKAQTLVTCKPGQFAIFWPQDGHQPCIGSGDIHKAIFKIKN
- a CDS encoding phosphatidylinositol-4-phosphate 5-kinase, with the translated sequence MASVDATAQKISLGSCITRDGGQFKGEMVSGKPQGKGTTIYKNGDTYEGSYMKGKREGYGVYTFSDGEKYEGQWMQDQQHGKGTYYFQNNNKYVGLWFRDYQHGHGVMFYYNGDKYDGDWYKDKRQGRGVYTYANGAQYKGQWMNDMKNGNGFFNWGDGTTYDGQWLDNQRSGKGTFKYADGDVYIGDWKDDIQDGKGIYKFHNGDIYEGDYVQGERTGIGIFRSAKGAKYNGQFKDGLRTGQGTFIWKNGDIYVGDWKDDLQNGRGKLTKKNGDVFEGEFKNGLVDGNVVIHYADGRRFKGAYHKGKRQGPCIEEDKNGKRFEGTYRNDVRDGRFVEKDRNGQVTAKGAYENGKRFED